The genomic region TTCTTTCTTTGTAAGAGTAGATATAATATTATCTTTATCATGATTTGGATTTTTTTCTCCTACTTGTAGAGCGTCTTTTAATAGTTCGTCTAAAACATCAGTTATGTTTGAAAAATGTAAGTAAAACGTGGTCCTTGTAATTTTAGCTTGTCGGCATATATTAGAAACGGTTATCTTATCAAAGGTTTCTTTTTTTAATAATTCTAATAGTACGTCTTTAATTGTATTGATTGTATAGGTAGTACGTCGATCTGGTTTTCTTTGTTTTATATTACTCAATTTTAAGGCCTCTTTTTATTTATTTGTTTACAGATTTATAAATATGTTAAGAACAATCCCTACTTTGTATAATGTGTTATTCTATTATATAAATTAATTATAATATAATAAAGTCCATTACATGTAATAGGTAGCAATTTTTATAAAGGAGAATAAAATAATGTTTATTACTTAAGTTAGAAATGCAACATTATTAATTTATTATGCAGGTAAAAAATTTTTAATTGATCCTATTTTTGCTGACAAAGCGACATATCCACCGTTCCCAAGTATACTTAGGAGTACTGAAAAAAATCCTCTTTATGATTTACCAATTTCCATATCTGAAATGATAGAGGTTGATGCTGTTATTATTACGCATTTGCATATAGATTACTTTGATGAGGAAGCAAAGCAGCAGTTACCTAAAAATGTACCCATATATGTATAAAATTAAGAGGGTAAAGAGGTATTAATTTCAGCTAATTTTCAAAATGTATAGATTTTAGGTAGTGATACTATGTTTGAAACAATACATCTTATAAAAACAAATGGACGACATGGATATG from Candidatus Arthromitus sp. SFB-mouse-Japan harbors:
- a CDS encoding TetR/AcrR family transcriptional regulator, yielding MSNIKQRKPDRRTTYTINTIKDVLLELLKKETFDKITVSNICRQAKITRTTFYLHFSNITDVLDELLKDALQVGEKNPNHDKDNIISTLTKKEYLEKIQKNDILLPVCQRIINSSKYRVLFKVV